The window GCGCTGCCCGAGGATCCGCTGCGGCTGGCGCTGCGCGTCGCGGGTACGGCGCTCGCCCTCGCCGTACTGCTGTCGATGCCCCGGCACGACCGCCCCGCGCCACCGTCTCCGCAACCCCCGCAACCCCCTATCGGTGCGAAGGAGTTGACTCCACCATGAAACCCGACGACCCCCTGCTCCAGATCCTGGCGTGTCCCCTCGACAAGGGGCAGCTGCACCTCGTCGTACCGGACGGCCCGACGACACCGGACGAGGTCCTCTACAACCCGCG of the Streptomyces sp. T12 genome contains:
- a CDS encoding Trm112 family protein yields the protein MKPDDPLLQILACPLDKGQLHLVVPDGPTTPDEVLYNPRLRRRYPVVDGVPQLLPSSGEQVSDDEHEELLKRMTP